One window from the genome of Oryza glaberrima chromosome 3, OglaRS2, whole genome shotgun sequence encodes:
- the LOC127767233 gene encoding serine/threonine-protein kinase MPS1 isoform X2, whose product MERRDNFLQPPAAAAAPAAGGGKGLPVPATGDATNLTSSSSSTSSLTLSPPDFLRQVQAALKRHRPTGSMQSNQPRATRVLVSRGEGSTKAVANPSVAQNPEGKVMQQRRGPLGASRLRNAAPDQNKAVVSSQDELLLTTPLTLGTITDTHDQNGGQNHQPKSDTDLLVDRKKSSMEVSSSQMASANALVGEDFKKDLFYLTSDPQLTSQTGDNFPVAQVADDQGKNHKEIGIASAAVEMDIKYDAANLSRRIDEACDQNHGEPMTRCSAMGSSVTAVSLYSGPTIQSKSAAQIDQYASPAQMPQCGRESSGVSGHGSQKLHGMAMNHADCNTNKQQVDTNGGMDKPVSSSAVCLPSQGLSGNDQSLSAKDDGAPRRSKVEKERRKKNYDPDVFFKVNGKLYQKLGKIGSGGSSEVHKVISAECTIYALKKIKLKGRDYPTAYGFCQEIEYLNKLKGKSNIIQLIDYEVTDKSLLQDDSLSPRDGRIKDDHYIYMVLEYGEIDLANMVAQEWKERNTSNMKIDENWLRFYWQQMLKAVNTIHEERIVHSDLKPANFLLVRGALKLIDFGIAKAIMNDTTNIQRDSQIGTLNYMSPEAFMCNEQDSGGNVIKCGRPSDIWSLGCILYQMVYGKTPFADYKNFWAKFKVVTDKNHKIKYEPVDNPWLIDLMQRCLAWDRNDRWRIPQLLEHPFLVPLVPRDLPSIDQDPCRLLMERVRVHWANPKLHSFIAELEKDQCRPATQM is encoded by the exons ATGGAGAGGAGGGATAATTTCCTTCAgccccctgccgccgccgccgccccagccgccggcggcggaaagGGCCTCCCGGTCCCCGCCACAGGGGACGCGACGAACCTGACCTCGTCGTcgagctccacctcctccctcacGCTGTCCCCTCCGGACTTCCTGCGTCAGGTTCAGGCCGCGCTGAAGCGGCATAGGCCTACCG GTTCGATGCAGTCCAATCAACCACGAGCAACCCGAGTCCTGGTGTCCCGAGGTGAGGGCTCAACGAAAGCTGTTGCCAACCCTTCTGTGGCACAAAATCCGGAAGGCAAGGTTATGCAGCAGAGGAGAGGCCCGCTGGGGGCTTCCAGGTTGCGAAATGCAGCTCCTGATCAGAACAAAGCTGTTGTCTCAAGTCAAGACGAATTGTTGTTGACTACGCCTTTGACATTGGGAACTATCACTGATACCCATGATCAGAATGGTGGTCAGAACCACCAGCCGAAAAGTGACACTGATCTCTTGGTGGATAGGAAGAAATCGTCAATGGAAGTTTCTTCCTCCCAGATGGCATCCGCAAATGCATTGGTAGGGGAAGATTTCAAAAAAGACCTATTCTATTTGACTAGCGATCCGCAGTTAACTTCTCAGA CAGGAGATAATTTTCCTGTCGCTCAAGTAGCAGATGATCAAGGCAAGAACCACAAGGAGATTGGGATTGCTAGTGCAGCAGTTGAGATGGATATCAAGTATGATGCAGCTAACTTGTCCCGAAGAATTGATGAGGCTTGTGATCAGAATCATGGAGAGCCAATGACTCGTTGCTCTGCCATGGGTTCATCAGTGACTGCTGTATCTTTATATTCAGGGCCTACTATTCAAAGTAAAAGTGCTGCTCAGATTGATCAATATGCTTCACCAGCTCAGATGCCACAATGTGGCAGAGAATCATCTGGTGTATCAGGTCATGGCTCTCAAAAACTGCATGGAATGGCAATGAATCATGCTGATTGCAATACCAACAAACAGCAGGTTGATACCAATGGTGGGATGGACAAACCTGTTTCTAGTAGTGCAGTTTGTTTGCCATCCCAAGGGTTATCTGGGAATGATCAATCTTTGTCTGCCAAGGATGATGGTGCTCCTAGACGAAGCAAGGTTGAAAAGGAGCGTCGCAAAAAGAATTATGATCCGGATGTATTCTTTAAAGTGAATGGAAAACTTTATCAGAAGCTAGGTAAAATAGGGTCTGGAGGCAGCAGTGAAGTTCACAAAGTTATATCAGCCGAGTGTACAATATATgccctgaaaaaaataaaacttaaagGTCGGGACTACCCTACTGCCTATGGCTTTTGCCAAGAAATTGAGTACCTAAACAAGTTGAAAGGAAAGAGTAATATCATACAGTTGATTGATTATGAG GTCACTGATAAAAGTTTGCTTCAAGATGATTCGCTGTCACCCAGAGATGGGAGAATTAAGGATGATCACTACATTTATATGGTCCTTGAGTATGGTGAAATTGATTTAGCTAATATGGTTGCTCAGGAGTGGAAGGAGAGGAACACCTcaaatatgaaaatagatgAAAATTGGCTACGTTTTTATTGGCAG CAAATGCTTAAAGCTGTCAATACAATACATGAGGAACGGATAGTGCACTCCGATTTGAAGCCTGCAAATTTTTTGCTTGTGAGGGGTGCACTGAAACTTATTGACTTTGGCATTGCTAAAGCAATAATGAATGATACCACAAACATTCAACGTGATTCTCAG ATTGGAACACTGAACTATATGTCACCTGAAGCATTCATGTGCAATGAGCAGGACTCGGGTGGTAATGTTATCAAGTGTGGACGTCCATCTGATATTTGGTCTCTTGGTTGTATTCTTTATCAGATGGTGTATGGTAAGACACCATTTGCTGATTACAAGAATTTCTGGGCCAAGTTTAAAGTTGTTACTGATAAGAACCACAAGATCAAGTATGAACCGGTAGATAATCCATGGCTTATTGATTTAATGCAACGATGCCTTGCATGGGACCGAAATGATCGATGGAGAATACCTCAATTGCTTGAGCACCCATTCCTTGTTCCTTTGGTTCCAAGGGATTTACCTTCAATTGACCAAGACCCGTGTAGGTTGCTGATGGAGAGGGTTAGAGTTCACTGGGCCAATCCCAAGCTTCATAGTTTTATTGCAGAGCTCGAGAAGGATCAATGCCGTCCAGCCACTCAAATGTAA
- the LOC127767233 gene encoding serine/threonine-protein kinase MPS1 isoform X1, with the protein MERRDNFLQPPAAAAAPAAGGGKGLPVPATGDATNLTSSSSSTSSLTLSPPDFLRQVQAALKRHRPTGSMQSNQPRATRVLVSRGEGSTKAVANPSVAQNPEGKVMQQRRGPLGASRLRNAAPDQNKAVVSSQDELLLTTPLTLGTITDTHDQNGGQNHQPKSDTDLLVDRKKSSMEVSSSQMASANALVGEDFKKDLFYLTSDPQLTSQSDNVGVTAGSRMDSMLSYLHSVSLTAGDNFPVAQVADDQGKNHKEIGIASAAVEMDIKYDAANLSRRIDEACDQNHGEPMTRCSAMGSSVTAVSLYSGPTIQSKSAAQIDQYASPAQMPQCGRESSGVSGHGSQKLHGMAMNHADCNTNKQQVDTNGGMDKPVSSSAVCLPSQGLSGNDQSLSAKDDGAPRRSKVEKERRKKNYDPDVFFKVNGKLYQKLGKIGSGGSSEVHKVISAECTIYALKKIKLKGRDYPTAYGFCQEIEYLNKLKGKSNIIQLIDYEVTDKSLLQDDSLSPRDGRIKDDHYIYMVLEYGEIDLANMVAQEWKERNTSNMKIDENWLRFYWQQMLKAVNTIHEERIVHSDLKPANFLLVRGALKLIDFGIAKAIMNDTTNIQRDSQIGTLNYMSPEAFMCNEQDSGGNVIKCGRPSDIWSLGCILYQMVYGKTPFADYKNFWAKFKVVTDKNHKIKYEPVDNPWLIDLMQRCLAWDRNDRWRIPQLLEHPFLVPLVPRDLPSIDQDPCRLLMERVRVHWANPKLHSFIAELEKDQCRPATQM; encoded by the exons ATGGAGAGGAGGGATAATTTCCTTCAgccccctgccgccgccgccgccccagccgccggcggcggaaagGGCCTCCCGGTCCCCGCCACAGGGGACGCGACGAACCTGACCTCGTCGTcgagctccacctcctccctcacGCTGTCCCCTCCGGACTTCCTGCGTCAGGTTCAGGCCGCGCTGAAGCGGCATAGGCCTACCG GTTCGATGCAGTCCAATCAACCACGAGCAACCCGAGTCCTGGTGTCCCGAGGTGAGGGCTCAACGAAAGCTGTTGCCAACCCTTCTGTGGCACAAAATCCGGAAGGCAAGGTTATGCAGCAGAGGAGAGGCCCGCTGGGGGCTTCCAGGTTGCGAAATGCAGCTCCTGATCAGAACAAAGCTGTTGTCTCAAGTCAAGACGAATTGTTGTTGACTACGCCTTTGACATTGGGAACTATCACTGATACCCATGATCAGAATGGTGGTCAGAACCACCAGCCGAAAAGTGACACTGATCTCTTGGTGGATAGGAAGAAATCGTCAATGGAAGTTTCTTCCTCCCAGATGGCATCCGCAAATGCATTGGTAGGGGAAGATTTCAAAAAAGACCTATTCTATTTGACTAGCGATCCGCAGTTAACTTCTCAGA GTGATAATGTAGGTGTAACTGCTGGTAGTAGAATGGACAGTATGTTGTCTTATCTTCATTCTGTTTCATTGACAGCAGGAGATAATTTTCCTGTCGCTCAAGTAGCAGATGATCAAGGCAAGAACCACAAGGAGATTGGGATTGCTAGTGCAGCAGTTGAGATGGATATCAAGTATGATGCAGCTAACTTGTCCCGAAGAATTGATGAGGCTTGTGATCAGAATCATGGAGAGCCAATGACTCGTTGCTCTGCCATGGGTTCATCAGTGACTGCTGTATCTTTATATTCAGGGCCTACTATTCAAAGTAAAAGTGCTGCTCAGATTGATCAATATGCTTCACCAGCTCAGATGCCACAATGTGGCAGAGAATCATCTGGTGTATCAGGTCATGGCTCTCAAAAACTGCATGGAATGGCAATGAATCATGCTGATTGCAATACCAACAAACAGCAGGTTGATACCAATGGTGGGATGGACAAACCTGTTTCTAGTAGTGCAGTTTGTTTGCCATCCCAAGGGTTATCTGGGAATGATCAATCTTTGTCTGCCAAGGATGATGGTGCTCCTAGACGAAGCAAGGTTGAAAAGGAGCGTCGCAAAAAGAATTATGATCCGGATGTATTCTTTAAAGTGAATGGAAAACTTTATCAGAAGCTAGGTAAAATAGGGTCTGGAGGCAGCAGTGAAGTTCACAAAGTTATATCAGCCGAGTGTACAATATATgccctgaaaaaaataaaacttaaagGTCGGGACTACCCTACTGCCTATGGCTTTTGCCAAGAAATTGAGTACCTAAACAAGTTGAAAGGAAAGAGTAATATCATACAGTTGATTGATTATGAG GTCACTGATAAAAGTTTGCTTCAAGATGATTCGCTGTCACCCAGAGATGGGAGAATTAAGGATGATCACTACATTTATATGGTCCTTGAGTATGGTGAAATTGATTTAGCTAATATGGTTGCTCAGGAGTGGAAGGAGAGGAACACCTcaaatatgaaaatagatgAAAATTGGCTACGTTTTTATTGGCAG CAAATGCTTAAAGCTGTCAATACAATACATGAGGAACGGATAGTGCACTCCGATTTGAAGCCTGCAAATTTTTTGCTTGTGAGGGGTGCACTGAAACTTATTGACTTTGGCATTGCTAAAGCAATAATGAATGATACCACAAACATTCAACGTGATTCTCAG ATTGGAACACTGAACTATATGTCACCTGAAGCATTCATGTGCAATGAGCAGGACTCGGGTGGTAATGTTATCAAGTGTGGACGTCCATCTGATATTTGGTCTCTTGGTTGTATTCTTTATCAGATGGTGTATGGTAAGACACCATTTGCTGATTACAAGAATTTCTGGGCCAAGTTTAAAGTTGTTACTGATAAGAACCACAAGATCAAGTATGAACCGGTAGATAATCCATGGCTTATTGATTTAATGCAACGATGCCTTGCATGGGACCGAAATGATCGATGGAGAATACCTCAATTGCTTGAGCACCCATTCCTTGTTCCTTTGGTTCCAAGGGATTTACCTTCAATTGACCAAGACCCGTGTAGGTTGCTGATGGAGAGGGTTAGAGTTCACTGGGCCAATCCCAAGCTTCATAGTTTTATTGCAGAGCTCGAGAAGGATCAATGCCGTCCAGCCACTCAAATGTAA
- the LOC127767233 gene encoding serine/threonine-protein kinase MPS1 isoform X3, which yields MERRDNFLQPPAAAAAPAAGGGKGLPVPATGDATNLTSSSSSTSSLTLSPPDFLRQVQAALKRHRPTGSMQSNQPRATRVLVSRGEGSTKAVANPSVAQNPEGKVMQQRRGPLGASRLRNAAPDQNKAVVSSQDELLLTTPLTLGTITDTHDQNGGQNHQPKSDTDLLVDRKKSSMEVSSSQMASANALVGEDFKKDLFYLTSDPQLTSQRDNFPVAQVADDQGKNHKEIGIASAAVEMDIKYDAANLSRRIDEACDQNHGEPMTRCSAMGSSVTAVSLYSGPTIQSKSAAQIDQYASPAQMPQCGRESSGVSGHGSQKLHGMAMNHADCNTNKQQVDTNGGMDKPVSSSAVCLPSQGLSGNDQSLSAKDDGAPRRSKVEKERRKKNYDPDVFFKVNGKLYQKLGKIGSGGSSEVHKVISAECTIYALKKIKLKGRDYPTAYGFCQEIEYLNKLKGKSNIIQLIDYEVTDKSLLQDDSLSPRDGRIKDDHYIYMVLEYGEIDLANMVAQEWKERNTSNMKIDENWLRFYWQQMLKAVNTIHEERIVHSDLKPANFLLVRGALKLIDFGIAKAIMNDTTNIQRDSQIGTLNYMSPEAFMCNEQDSGGNVIKCGRPSDIWSLGCILYQMVYGKTPFADYKNFWAKFKVVTDKNHKIKYEPVDNPWLIDLMQRCLAWDRNDRWRIPQLLEHPFLVPLVPRDLPSIDQDPCRLLMERVRVHWANPKLHSFIAELEKDQCRPATQM from the exons ATGGAGAGGAGGGATAATTTCCTTCAgccccctgccgccgccgccgccccagccgccggcggcggaaagGGCCTCCCGGTCCCCGCCACAGGGGACGCGACGAACCTGACCTCGTCGTcgagctccacctcctccctcacGCTGTCCCCTCCGGACTTCCTGCGTCAGGTTCAGGCCGCGCTGAAGCGGCATAGGCCTACCG GTTCGATGCAGTCCAATCAACCACGAGCAACCCGAGTCCTGGTGTCCCGAGGTGAGGGCTCAACGAAAGCTGTTGCCAACCCTTCTGTGGCACAAAATCCGGAAGGCAAGGTTATGCAGCAGAGGAGAGGCCCGCTGGGGGCTTCCAGGTTGCGAAATGCAGCTCCTGATCAGAACAAAGCTGTTGTCTCAAGTCAAGACGAATTGTTGTTGACTACGCCTTTGACATTGGGAACTATCACTGATACCCATGATCAGAATGGTGGTCAGAACCACCAGCCGAAAAGTGACACTGATCTCTTGGTGGATAGGAAGAAATCGTCAATGGAAGTTTCTTCCTCCCAGATGGCATCCGCAAATGCATTGGTAGGGGAAGATTTCAAAAAAGACCTATTCTATTTGACTAGCGATCCGCAGTTAACTTCTCAGA GAGATAATTTTCCTGTCGCTCAAGTAGCAGATGATCAAGGCAAGAACCACAAGGAGATTGGGATTGCTAGTGCAGCAGTTGAGATGGATATCAAGTATGATGCAGCTAACTTGTCCCGAAGAATTGATGAGGCTTGTGATCAGAATCATGGAGAGCCAATGACTCGTTGCTCTGCCATGGGTTCATCAGTGACTGCTGTATCTTTATATTCAGGGCCTACTATTCAAAGTAAAAGTGCTGCTCAGATTGATCAATATGCTTCACCAGCTCAGATGCCACAATGTGGCAGAGAATCATCTGGTGTATCAGGTCATGGCTCTCAAAAACTGCATGGAATGGCAATGAATCATGCTGATTGCAATACCAACAAACAGCAGGTTGATACCAATGGTGGGATGGACAAACCTGTTTCTAGTAGTGCAGTTTGTTTGCCATCCCAAGGGTTATCTGGGAATGATCAATCTTTGTCTGCCAAGGATGATGGTGCTCCTAGACGAAGCAAGGTTGAAAAGGAGCGTCGCAAAAAGAATTATGATCCGGATGTATTCTTTAAAGTGAATGGAAAACTTTATCAGAAGCTAGGTAAAATAGGGTCTGGAGGCAGCAGTGAAGTTCACAAAGTTATATCAGCCGAGTGTACAATATATgccctgaaaaaaataaaacttaaagGTCGGGACTACCCTACTGCCTATGGCTTTTGCCAAGAAATTGAGTACCTAAACAAGTTGAAAGGAAAGAGTAATATCATACAGTTGATTGATTATGAG GTCACTGATAAAAGTTTGCTTCAAGATGATTCGCTGTCACCCAGAGATGGGAGAATTAAGGATGATCACTACATTTATATGGTCCTTGAGTATGGTGAAATTGATTTAGCTAATATGGTTGCTCAGGAGTGGAAGGAGAGGAACACCTcaaatatgaaaatagatgAAAATTGGCTACGTTTTTATTGGCAG CAAATGCTTAAAGCTGTCAATACAATACATGAGGAACGGATAGTGCACTCCGATTTGAAGCCTGCAAATTTTTTGCTTGTGAGGGGTGCACTGAAACTTATTGACTTTGGCATTGCTAAAGCAATAATGAATGATACCACAAACATTCAACGTGATTCTCAG ATTGGAACACTGAACTATATGTCACCTGAAGCATTCATGTGCAATGAGCAGGACTCGGGTGGTAATGTTATCAAGTGTGGACGTCCATCTGATATTTGGTCTCTTGGTTGTATTCTTTATCAGATGGTGTATGGTAAGACACCATTTGCTGATTACAAGAATTTCTGGGCCAAGTTTAAAGTTGTTACTGATAAGAACCACAAGATCAAGTATGAACCGGTAGATAATCCATGGCTTATTGATTTAATGCAACGATGCCTTGCATGGGACCGAAATGATCGATGGAGAATACCTCAATTGCTTGAGCACCCATTCCTTGTTCCTTTGGTTCCAAGGGATTTACCTTCAATTGACCAAGACCCGTGTAGGTTGCTGATGGAGAGGGTTAGAGTTCACTGGGCCAATCCCAAGCTTCATAGTTTTATTGCAGAGCTCGAGAAGGATCAATGCCGTCCAGCCACTCAAATGTAA